One window of the Candidatus Chryseobacterium colombiense genome contains the following:
- a CDS encoding MarR family transcriptional regulator, which translates to MDNKDKIENVDLILKQTWLAVSKMYTELAQEHDSTAVQALTLLKIDPKEGTRSTNLGPKMAIEPTSLTRIIKLLEDNGYIYKEKTTTDKREVIIKLTDKGLNSRNMSKEVVVNFNKRVMEKIPPEKLDIFKEVMCEIMKIATDLNNRK; encoded by the coding sequence ATGGATAATAAGGATAAAATAGAAAACGTAGACTTAATTTTAAAACAGACATGGTTAGCTGTTTCTAAAATGTACACAGAATTGGCTCAGGAGCATGATTCTACGGCAGTACAAGCCCTTACTCTTCTTAAAATTGATCCTAAAGAAGGAACAAGAAGTACGAATCTAGGTCCTAAAATGGCTATTGAGCCCACCTCTTTGACAAGGATTATCAAACTGTTGGAAGATAACGGATATATCTATAAGGAAAAAACAACCACTGATAAACGTGAAGTAATCATTAAGCTTACGGATAAAGGTCTTAATTCCAGAAATATGTCTAAAGAAGTTGTGGTCAATTTCAACAAAAGAGTGATGGAAAAGATTCCTCCTGAAAAGCTGGATATATTCAAAGAAGTGATGTGTGAAATCATGAAAATAGCCACAGACTTAAACAACAGAAAATAA
- a CDS encoding ABC transporter ATP-binding protein → MHLQIHQANIGYNKNLISNANAYLNLGEVCLLIGNNGVGKTTLIKSILHQIPLLSGEISIHHKNVKNLSVKEIAEHIAVVFSKSVVPQNYTVEDLISLGKYIYYPFYFELKKEDREEVFHIIEQLDLVQYKDTSLKNLSDGNLQKAFIGRALTQHSPVIILDEPTTHLDEKNKIIILKTLRKLAQEQNKLILFSSHDWRLAKEFADKIWYVKDHHLYSGIVEDVLLQHEELTNASLFQINDQFVAPKITAPNFYKEMLYSLLQKNFQKDLSALHFEFENNFWLISTDSSKYQCESFEEIVNLVKTIY, encoded by the coding sequence ATGCACCTACAAATTCACCAGGCAAATATCGGCTACAATAAAAACCTAATTTCAAATGCAAATGCTTATTTGAATTTAGGAGAAGTATGCTTATTGATCGGTAATAATGGTGTCGGAAAAACAACTTTAATCAAATCGATTTTACATCAGATCCCGCTTTTGAGCGGAGAGATTTCTATTCATCATAAAAATGTAAAGAATCTTTCGGTGAAAGAAATTGCAGAACATATTGCAGTCGTTTTTTCAAAGTCTGTTGTTCCGCAGAATTATACGGTTGAAGACCTTATTTCGCTGGGGAAATATATTTATTATCCTTTTTATTTTGAGCTTAAAAAAGAAGATCGTGAAGAAGTTTTCCATATTATAGAGCAACTTGATTTAGTACAATATAAAGATACCTCGCTTAAAAATCTTTCAGACGGAAATCTCCAGAAAGCTTTTATTGGAAGAGCTTTAACGCAGCACTCTCCTGTTATTATTCTTGATGAGCCTACAACACATTTAGACGAGAAAAATAAAATCATTATTTTAAAAACACTTCGGAAATTAGCACAGGAACAAAATAAGCTTATTCTTTTTTCTTCCCACGACTGGCGTTTGGCGAAGGAGTTTGCAGATAAAATCTGGTATGTTAAAGACCATCATTTATATTCCGGAATTGTTGAGGATGTTTTGCTGCAACATGAGGAACTCACCAATGCTTCCTTATTTCAAATTAACGATCAGTTTGTGGCTCCAAAAATCACAGCTCCCAATTTTTATAAAGAAATGCTGTATTCTTTGCTTCAAAAAAACTTCCAAAAAGATCTTTCTGCCCTACATTTTGAATTTGAGAACAACTTTTGGTTAATTTCTACTGATTCTTCAAAGTATCAATGTGAATCTTTTGAAGAAATCGTTAATTTAGTGAAAACCATTTACTAA
- a CDS encoding GxxExxY protein yields MTENELSKVVFEIGLKIHKKLGAGLFEHVYEECMFYELTKAGLFVEKQKLLPIIYEELKIENAFRLDLIVENKLILEIKTVEYINPTHKAQLLTYLKMTNCKLGLLLNFQSDVFKSGLTRIVNFL; encoded by the coding sequence ATGACAGAAAATGAACTTTCAAAAGTAGTTTTTGAAATAGGATTAAAAATACACAAGAAACTTGGTGCCGGATTATTTGAACATGTTTATGAAGAATGTATGTTTTATGAATTGACAAAGGCCGGGCTTTTCGTAGAAAAACAAAAACTTCTTCCAATTATCTATGAAGAATTGAAAATTGAAAATGCGTTCAGATTAGACTTGATTGTTGAGAATAAACTAATCTTGGAAATCAAAACTGTTGAATATATTAATCCCACTCATAAAGCTCAACTTTTGACTTATCTGAAAATGACAAATTGTAAATTAGGATTACTTTTAAATTTTCAATCTGATGTTTTTAAAAGCGGTTTAACAAGAATTGTCAACTTTTTGTAA
- a CDS encoding iron ABC transporter permease → MSYKFKILCLVLIIAIFLTAIINLNTGFLSLHLHDFFQDSANSQIAEIRVNRVLVMILAGISIPTSGFLMQEYFQNPLAGPDILGITSVASLSVAFYIFFSHDILIPEFLQNSFLSLAAIAGSLLLMLVLLSMSNKFQDKSYLIIFGFLVSAFAGAIVSLLQFYAENQSLKNYILWSFGANNMVSRNQIYVLSVLILLGLFICFKSIKPLIGNSLGNSYAQSLGVNLNQLKILIIVASSVLSASVTAFLGPILFIGIIVPHFCRLIYNPAKLWQQWILNMFLGMLIMLFFSIIAEKTQIPLNVISSVFGIPVILMMLLKQNNI, encoded by the coding sequence ATGTCGTACAAGTTTAAAATCCTGTGTTTAGTTTTAATAATCGCAATTTTTCTGACTGCTATTATCAATCTGAACACAGGATTTTTAAGTTTACATCTTCATGATTTTTTTCAGGATTCAGCCAATAGCCAAATTGCGGAAATTCGTGTAAACCGTGTATTGGTAATGATTTTAGCTGGAATCTCAATTCCGACTTCTGGCTTTCTGATGCAGGAATACTTCCAGAATCCTTTAGCAGGACCGGATATTCTTGGAATCACTTCAGTAGCAAGTTTATCTGTCGCTTTTTATATTTTTTTTTCACATGACATTCTTATTCCTGAATTTCTTCAAAACAGCTTTTTAAGTTTAGCCGCAATTGCAGGGAGCTTATTATTAATGTTGGTGTTATTATCAATGTCCAATAAGTTTCAGGATAAATCATATTTAATCATTTTTGGATTTCTGGTTTCAGCTTTTGCAGGTGCTATTGTTTCCCTGCTTCAGTTCTATGCGGAAAATCAAAGTCTAAAAAACTATATTTTATGGTCTTTCGGAGCTAATAATATGGTTTCAAGAAATCAGATTTATGTATTATCTGTTTTAATTTTACTGGGTCTATTTATTTGTTTTAAAAGCATAAAACCACTAATTGGAAATTCATTAGGGAATTCATATGCGCAAAGCTTAGGAGTCAATTTAAATCAGCTGAAAATATTGATTATTGTTGCTTCTTCAGTGCTTTCAGCTTCTGTTACGGCTTTTTTAGGACCTATTTTATTCATAGGAATTATTGTTCCGCATTTTTGCAGATTAATTTATAATCCTGCAAAACTTTGGCAGCAATGGATTTTAAATATGTTTTTAGGAATGCTCATCATGTTATTCTTTTCAATAATAGCAGAAAAAACACAGATTCCTTTAAATGTAATAAGCTCTGTTTTCGGAATTCCTGTAATTTTGATGATGCTTTTGAAACAAAATAACATTTGA
- a CDS encoding TlpA disulfide reductase family protein, producing the protein MKKIILSTLVVFALASCKKESQKNDETTVVADSISSPEPTSVAAPLKMLTLDKVSEYLNKKNDTLYVTNFFATWCGPCIKEIPHFKNKIEELKGKPVKITFISLDQKEAWNAEVPRFVAEQGIQNHTFIVDGQLMDGNFFKNNFKQWTGNAIPFTFMRKGDKTDETLGMISEEQLNEKINSFLK; encoded by the coding sequence ATGAAGAAGATAATTTTATCCACGCTTGTTGTATTTGCTCTTGCAAGTTGCAAAAAAGAAAGCCAGAAAAATGATGAAACTACTGTTGTGGCAGATTCTATTTCATCTCCAGAACCAACTTCTGTGGCTGCTCCGTTGAAAATGCTTACACTGGATAAAGTTTCAGAATATTTAAATAAAAAAAACGACACCTTATATGTAACCAATTTTTTTGCTACATGGTGTGGTCCTTGTATAAAAGAAATACCGCATTTTAAAAATAAAATAGAGGAACTAAAAGGAAAACCGGTAAAAATTACTTTTATAAGCCTGGATCAGAAAGAAGCATGGAATGCCGAAGTTCCCCGTTTTGTAGCAGAACAGGGAATTCAGAATCATACGTTTATTGTAGACGGACAGCTTATGGATGGGAATTTCTTCAAAAATAATTTCAAGCAGTGGACTGGAAATGCTATTCCTTTTACATTCATGAGAAAAGGTGATAAGACTGATGAAACATTAGGTATGATCAGTGAAGAACAATTAAACGAGAAAATCAATTCTTTCTTAAAATAA
- a CDS encoding ferredoxin--NADP reductase: MEQQIYKGKLTQFHWLKIAKKVELTKNTFSLEFEIPENLKSNFKFEAGQFVSLKFKSHGEDVINDYSMTSAPYEKKISLGIKVNSPDGATSQLFKNYNVGDELLVSEPSGRFTLVSKPSEFRTIVGFAAGIGITPILSHFKNILHNEPRTRLFLFFGNKSSQDLIYREQLDNLARTCGDRLQIFYFFSREKTSNSLFYGRLDEKKLALIINQILHLDDTDEESTIWDAVDDVLICGKGEMIKTLANACYHHGIPKKNIHFELFEEFNDDIYPVEKEFPLIENVEMEFKILGQDYKAELPTNKEKILQQLLIQKFPVPYSCKSGICGSCECILEEGEVELLENEYLTEKEEEKGHILACMSIAKSKKIKLNFDLS; the protein is encoded by the coding sequence ATGGAACAACAAATCTATAAGGGGAAACTGACACAGTTTCATTGGTTAAAAATAGCGAAAAAGGTAGAACTGACCAAAAATACTTTTTCTCTGGAGTTTGAGATTCCTGAGAATTTAAAATCAAATTTTAAGTTTGAAGCAGGGCAGTTCGTAAGCTTAAAGTTCAAATCTCACGGTGAAGATGTGATTAATGATTATTCAATGACTTCAGCACCTTATGAGAAAAAAATTTCTTTGGGGATAAAAGTAAATTCTCCAGATGGAGCAACTTCTCAATTATTTAAAAATTATAATGTAGGGGATGAATTGCTGGTGAGCGAACCGAGCGGCAGGTTTACACTGGTTTCTAAACCCAGTGAATTCAGAACAATTGTCGGTTTTGCTGCAGGAATAGGAATTACTCCCATTTTAAGTCATTTTAAGAATATTCTTCATAACGAACCCAGAACAAGACTGTTTTTATTTTTTGGAAATAAAAGTTCACAAGATTTAATCTACAGAGAGCAATTGGATAATCTTGCAAGAACTTGTGGAGACAGGCTACAGATCTTCTATTTTTTTTCCCGGGAAAAAACGTCTAATAGTTTGTTCTATGGAAGGCTGGATGAAAAAAAATTAGCTTTAATTATCAATCAAATTCTACATTTAGATGATACAGATGAAGAATCGACGATTTGGGATGCGGTGGATGATGTTTTGATTTGTGGAAAAGGAGAAATGATTAAAACCTTAGCCAATGCCTGTTACCATCACGGAATTCCGAAAAAAAACATTCATTTTGAACTTTTTGAAGAGTTTAATGATGATATTTATCCTGTTGAAAAAGAATTCCCACTCATTGAAAATGTAGAAATGGAATTCAAAATACTAGGACAAGACTATAAAGCTGAACTTCCGACCAACAAAGAAAAAATTCTCCAACAATTGCTTATTCAGAAATTTCCTGTACCTTATTCATGTAAATCAGGAATCTGCGGAAGCTGTGAATGCATTTTGGAAGAAGGAGAGGTTGAGCTGCTTGAAAACGAATATTTAACAGAAAAAGAAGAGGAGAAGGGGCATATTTTAGCTTGTATGTCTATTGCTAAAAGTAAAAAAATAAAACTTAACTTTGATCTTAGTTGA
- a CDS encoding ElyC/SanA/YdcF family protein produces the protein MRILKNIFRLILSSIELSVLLIILANAWVFALTNGRTYTKISKIPPREIALVLGTSPKMRSGVSNPYFTKRMDAAALLYHHGKIKKIIVSGEKSKGYNEPAAMKNYLVYEEGVPEEIIIEDPKGFNTYKSILRCKNVYKGKHVIIVSQGFHNLRALFFARNNNMNALGFDAQDVNKPESYYRNQFREVFARTAAVVYYILGISPD, from the coding sequence TTGAGAATTCTAAAAAACATATTTAGACTTATTTTATCATCAATAGAGCTGAGCGTTTTATTGATTATCTTGGCGAATGCCTGGGTTTTTGCGCTTACCAACGGAAGAACATATACCAAAATCTCCAAAATACCTCCAAGAGAAATTGCTCTTGTGCTGGGAACTTCACCTAAAATGAGATCAGGAGTTTCCAATCCTTATTTTACAAAAAGAATGGACGCAGCTGCTTTGCTTTATCATCATGGTAAAATAAAGAAAATAATTGTAAGCGGGGAAAAAAGCAAAGGATACAATGAACCTGCGGCGATGAAAAATTATCTGGTATACGAAGAGGGAGTTCCTGAAGAAATTATTATCGAAGATCCTAAGGGATTCAACACCTACAAAAGTATTTTACGTTGCAAGAACGTATATAAAGGTAAGCATGTGATCATCGTATCACAAGGCTTTCATAATCTCCGCGCGTTGTTTTTTGCAAGGAATAATAATATGAATGCATTAGGATTTGATGCTCAGGATGTGAACAAGCCGGAAAGCTACTACAGAAACCAGTTCAGAGAAGTCTTTGCCCGAACGGCCGCTGTAGTATATTATATTTTAGGAATTTCCCCAGATTAG
- a CDS encoding BamA/TamA family outer membrane protein: MSCKHFMNSPQKYYKIISFATFVGLLYACSTTKKVPDGEYLLTKNSLEFEDGKQPFDSELKGYVQQKPNKKQFLFMPLSLWLYNAADPKYDEFFNEYMSYPNEMRNQKLRDSLFLKYDMKSSLGKSLFWDRLYHNWGSAPVILDPTKTEKGAESIENRMGYRGYWDAKVNFKNVTDSTSKKAQTIYYIKHNDPTFIKEYYYNIPDPGIKANYQLNINKSLIRSGQILDQTILEKEVNRINELMRSQGYYKFNAFGEEVGFVADSLKSTKNVPLTLEIHKDSVNTPYKIATIGNVDVAIVDRMSDFPKNTKKDSLRRIRFHKINEQYKTPALWRSIIVSPKSIYDQKQLDVTKRNILSMNNFSILKAKDSLRRGGGTAPNDSIVDVLYVLKPLDKYDIKVATDVNYSPLLNFGVAPSVDLTTRNVFGGAENLSTSVAGTFGSIKNPKNLDKRILAYELTAQVALNFPRLLVPFNYYKLIPKRYTPTTSILLGSSIQNNIGLGRINFNTGLNFAANVNDRITHKLTLFNLQLSLTKNKSAYYDYFVNDAIIREEVFKDYFLFDPATKLDYDNGLLSGDDVSGIIINNNDYKNSLSTQQANNLSSFHQSLINKDRQTQDVIISSMIYNFIYNEIGKKDYENPFYFNGKVEFAGNIPSLFNQRREESGIVASNPQRTIFGVAYSQFVKFDFDIRKYFKFGEQTLVLRQFMGIGIPYGNSSSMPVIRSYINGGPNDIRAWTVFGGLGPANSQVDEKVRTYVMDNLKLTTNIEYRVPFNDMYEGAVFTDIGNIWSLRDNGFNDQFKFNKFLSQVGVGSGVGIRLNIAYIKLRFDFAYKIYDPNKPQGEKWRFKEFNPLKPTFNIGFGYPF; encoded by the coding sequence ATGAGCTGTAAGCATTTTATGAATTCTCCTCAAAAATATTATAAAATTATATCATTTGCAACATTTGTGGGGTTGCTTTATGCTTGTAGTACCACCAAAAAAGTTCCGGACGGAGAATATTTGCTTACTAAGAATTCATTGGAGTTTGAAGATGGAAAACAGCCTTTTGACAGTGAATTAAAAGGATATGTGCAGCAAAAGCCGAATAAAAAACAGTTTCTTTTTATGCCCTTAAGTTTATGGCTTTATAATGCTGCTGATCCTAAATATGACGAGTTCTTTAATGAATATATGAGTTATCCCAATGAAATGAGAAATCAAAAGCTCAGAGATTCTCTTTTCTTGAAATATGATATGAAAAGCAGTCTTGGGAAAAGCTTATTTTGGGATAGACTATATCATAACTGGGGATCTGCACCTGTAATTTTAGATCCTACAAAAACTGAAAAAGGAGCAGAATCTATTGAAAACAGAATGGGTTACAGAGGATATTGGGATGCCAAAGTGAACTTTAAAAATGTGACAGATTCCACTTCCAAAAAAGCCCAGACCATCTATTATATTAAGCATAATGATCCGACGTTCATCAAAGAATATTACTATAATATTCCGGATCCGGGAATAAAAGCAAATTATCAGCTCAATATAAACAAAAGTCTTATCAGATCCGGACAAATCCTTGATCAGACTATATTGGAAAAAGAGGTAAATAGAATTAATGAACTAATGAGAAGCCAAGGATATTACAAATTTAATGCTTTCGGAGAAGAAGTCGGCTTTGTAGCAGACTCTTTGAAGAGCACTAAAAATGTGCCTTTGACTTTAGAAATCCATAAAGATTCTGTAAACACGCCTTATAAAATTGCTACCATAGGAAACGTAGATGTAGCAATCGTAGACAGAATGAGTGATTTTCCCAAGAATACAAAAAAAGACAGTTTACGAAGAATAAGGTTTCATAAAATAAACGAGCAGTATAAAACTCCTGCATTATGGAGATCCATTATTGTAAGTCCGAAGTCTATTTATGATCAGAAGCAGCTTGATGTAACCAAAAGGAATATCCTGTCAATGAATAACTTCAGTATTCTGAAGGCAAAGGATTCTTTAAGACGTGGTGGCGGAACTGCTCCAAATGATAGTATAGTTGATGTTCTTTATGTTTTAAAACCGCTTGATAAATACGATATTAAAGTGGCTACAGACGTGAATTATTCACCGCTCTTAAATTTTGGAGTTGCACCATCGGTAGATTTAACGACCCGAAATGTTTTTGGAGGTGCAGAAAACCTATCGACGAGTGTTGCAGGGACTTTTGGGTCAATTAAAAACCCTAAAAATTTGGATAAAAGGATTCTGGCGTACGAGTTAACAGCACAGGTAGCGCTTAATTTCCCTAGATTATTAGTTCCTTTTAATTATTATAAACTGATTCCCAAACGTTACACTCCTACTACTTCCATTCTTTTAGGATCATCTATTCAAAATAATATAGGACTGGGTAGAATCAACTTTAATACCGGACTTAATTTTGCGGCCAATGTGAATGACAGGATTACCCATAAACTAACATTATTTAATCTGCAACTGAGTTTAACAAAAAATAAAAGTGCTTACTATGATTACTTTGTGAATGATGCTATAATCAGAGAAGAAGTTTTTAAGGATTACTTTTTATTTGATCCCGCTACAAAGCTAGATTATGATAATGGATTACTTTCAGGAGATGATGTATCGGGGATTATTATTAATAATAATGACTATAAAAACAGCCTCAGTACACAGCAGGCAAATAATCTGAGCAGTTTCCATCAGTCTTTAATTAATAAAGACAGGCAGACACAGGATGTGATTATTTCTTCAATGATCTACAATTTTATTTATAATGAAATTGGAAAAAAAGATTATGAAAACCCTTTCTATTTTAATGGTAAAGTAGAATTTGCAGGTAATATTCCAAGTCTTTTTAATCAAAGAAGAGAAGAAAGCGGTATCGTGGCATCCAATCCGCAACGTACTATATTTGGAGTTGCATACTCACAGTTTGTGAAATTTGATTTTGATATAAGAAAATACTTTAAGTTTGGAGAGCAAACTTTAGTTCTGAGACAATTCATGGGAATAGGAATTCCTTATGGAAACTCTTCTTCAATGCCGGTGATTCGTTCATATATTAATGGAGGACCAAATGATATCAGAGCTTGGACTGTCTTCGGAGGTTTAGGACCTGCAAATTCTCAGGTAGATGAAAAAGTACGTACATATGTAATGGATAACCTGAAGCTGACTACCAATATAGAATATCGGGTTCCTTTTAATGATATGTATGAAGGAGCTGTTTTTACCGATATTGGTAACATCTGGAGTTTAAGGGATAATGGATTTAATGATCAGTTTAAATTCAATAAATTTTTAAGTCAGGTTGGTGTAGGAAGCGGTGTCGGAATAAGACTAAATATCGCTTATATCAAGCTGCGTTTTGACTTTGCCTACAAAATCTACGATCCGAACAAACCTCAGGGAGAAAAATGGCGATTTAAAGAATTCAATCCTTTGAAACCTACCTTTAATATAGGTTTCGGTTATCCTTTCTAA